A genomic region of Candidatus Methylomirabilota bacterium contains the following coding sequences:
- a CDS encoding PIG-L deacetylase family protein yields the protein MSERIQRVMVVTAHPDDSEFGAGGTIARLVREGKQVSYCIVTNGNKGSSDRAMTPERLAAIREEEQRNAARVLGVETVEFLGFPDCEVENTRETRMAVTASIRRHRPDLLIIQNPHRTKNLGASHRDHRTVAGIALDCVYPLARDHMAFPELLAQGLEPHKIKEVHMMWFESPALVVDISETMDIKLKALACHQSQFKDFVGVEKRVRERNAELGKLKGYAYAECFETIVIER from the coding sequence ATGAGCGAGCGCATCCAGCGTGTCATGGTGGTGACGGCGCATCCCGACGATTCGGAGTTCGGCGCCGGCGGCACGATCGCCCGCCTCGTGCGGGAGGGCAAGCAGGTCAGCTACTGCATCGTCACCAATGGCAATAAGGGCTCGAGCGACCGCGCCATGACGCCGGAGCGGCTGGCCGCGATCCGCGAGGAGGAGCAGCGGAACGCCGCGCGCGTGCTGGGCGTGGAGACGGTGGAGTTCCTCGGCTTCCCGGACTGTGAGGTCGAGAACACCCGCGAGACACGCATGGCGGTGACCGCCTCCATCCGGCGCCACCGGCCGGATCTCCTCATCATCCAGAATCCGCACCGCACCAAGAATCTCGGCGCCTCGCACCGGGACCACCGCACCGTGGCCGGCATTGCGCTCGACTGTGTCTATCCCCTCGCCCGCGACCACATGGCGTTCCCCGAACTCCTCGCGCAGGGGCTCGAGCCCCACAAGATCAAGGAAGTCCACATGATGTGGTTCGAGAGCCCGGCGCTGGTCGTCGACATCAGCGAGACCATGGACATCAAGCTGAAGGCGCTCGCCTGCCACCAGAGCCAGTTCAAGGACTTCGTCGGCGTGGAGAAGCGGGTGCGCGAGCGCAACGCCGAGCTGGGCAAGCTCAAGGGCTACGCCTACGCGGAGTGCTTCGAGACCATTGTCATCGAGCGCTAG
- a CDS encoding AMP-binding protein — protein MIKAATLAELMGQRVSADPDKPYFTLFDSPVLYGQLWRESERYAAGLRRHGIDRGDKVCLIFPTCAEFFYTFFGALRLGVIPVPLYPTLGVEATAGIFRDSEAKAVVTIGWFRTGVDESAGAAPNVRHVLEPSDLEANAPVPAFPAIREDDVAFIQYTSGSTGQPRGVVLTHANVCRTVEFMAEAAHLGREDVVVSWLPLYHDMGLIGCAFTPPTTGAALHLLPPDLKSPRVWLETITRVRATFTVSPDFGYRNCVRNIPDAAGLELSSLKQALSGAEPVRISTIEAFERKFGLQNVITPCYGLAEATLAVAIWPRFTPLRLDSSGKFLSVGHACRGVSVRIMQDDRVLGPGEEGEIVVQSPGVMQGYYNNPEATARVLSPDGWLRTGDLGFLDAEEYLYITGRVKDLIILAGVNVIPADVEEVVDHVPGVRYSAAVGIDSQRTGSQRLHVVAELRGDGGTREEQSTLVREIVQRVHRATGHRPAKVLLVRPSTIPKTSSGKIQRARLGEMIAGDEVADAIVYASGAGAR, from the coding sequence ATGATCAAGGCCGCCACGCTTGCGGAGCTTATGGGGCAACGGGTCAGCGCCGACCCGGACAAGCCCTACTTCACCCTCTTCGACAGCCCCGTGCTCTACGGCCAGCTCTGGCGTGAGAGCGAGCGTTACGCGGCCGGGCTGCGTCGCCACGGAATCGACCGCGGGGACAAGGTCTGCCTGATCTTCCCGACCTGCGCCGAGTTCTTCTACACCTTCTTTGGCGCCCTCCGTCTCGGCGTGATCCCGGTGCCGCTCTATCCCACGCTGGGCGTGGAGGCCACCGCCGGCATCTTCCGTGACTCCGAGGCCAAGGCGGTGGTCACCATCGGCTGGTTCCGGACGGGCGTGGACGAGTCCGCGGGGGCCGCCCCCAACGTGCGCCACGTCCTCGAGCCGTCGGATCTCGAGGCGAACGCCCCCGTTCCCGCCTTCCCCGCGATCCGGGAAGACGACGTGGCCTTCATCCAGTACACCTCGGGCAGCACGGGCCAGCCGCGGGGCGTCGTCCTCACCCACGCCAATGTGTGCCGCACCGTCGAGTTCATGGCGGAGGCCGCGCACCTCGGGCGCGAGGACGTGGTGGTCTCCTGGCTCCCGCTCTATCACGACATGGGGCTGATCGGCTGCGCGTTCACCCCGCCCACCACCGGCGCCGCCCTGCACCTCCTGCCGCCCGACCTCAAGAGCCCGCGGGTCTGGCTCGAGACGATCACGCGCGTCCGCGCCACCTTCACGGTGTCGCCGGACTTCGGCTATCGCAACTGCGTGCGAAACATCCCCGACGCCGCCGGCCTCGAGCTCTCCTCGCTCAAGCAGGCCCTCTCGGGCGCCGAGCCGGTGCGGATCAGCACGATCGAGGCCTTCGAGCGGAAGTTCGGGCTGCAGAACGTCATCACGCCCTGCTACGGGCTCGCCGAGGCCACCCTCGCGGTGGCGATCTGGCCGCGCTTCACCCCGCTCCGGCTGGACTCCTCCGGCAAGTTCCTCTCCGTCGGCCATGCCTGCCGGGGCGTGTCCGTGCGCATCATGCAGGACGACCGCGTGCTGGGACCGGGCGAGGAGGGGGAGATCGTGGTGCAAAGCCCGGGCGTGATGCAGGGCTACTACAACAACCCCGAGGCGACTGCCCGCGTGCTCTCCCCGGACGGCTGGCTCCGCACCGGAGACCTCGGCTTCCTCGACGCCGAGGAGTACCTCTACATCACCGGACGCGTGAAGGACCTGATCATCCTCGCCGGCGTCAACGTGATCCCCGCCGACGTCGAGGAGGTCGTGGATCACGTGCCCGGCGTGCGCTACTCCGCCGCGGTGGGCATCGACAGCCAGCGCACGGGCAGCCAGCGTCTGCACGTCGTGGCGGAGCTCCGCGGCGACGGTGGCACGCGCGAGGAGCAGTCCACGCTCGTGCGCGAGATCGTGCAGCGTGTGCACCGCGCCACCGGCCATCGCCCCGCCAAGGTGCTACTCGTCCGTCCGAGCACGATCCCCAAGACGTCGAGCGGCAAGATCCAGCGGGCGCGCCTCGGGGAGATGATCGCCGGCGACGAGGTGGCCGACGCCATCGTCTACGCCTCCGGCGCCGGCGCCCGCTAG
- a CDS encoding LLM class F420-dependent oxidoreductase, translating into MAAPAPTFGCHLPVFGPIATRGNVLAFARKMEALGYESLWASDHVVLPYTIKSRYPYNATGEFPLPPSAAFLEPLTTLALVAGVTERALLGTTILVLPHRHPVLAAKTIATLDHLAEGRVILGVGVGWMREEIEILGGNYDRRGAWSDEAIRIMRTCWAEERPRHAGEFFTFGEIGVAPQPPRKRIPIWVGGHTPRALRRVAELGDGWHAAFTPPDAFARDMERLRAECARANRTVDDLAITLRVGLAFRDRPGGTDRKPLQGTPEQIVADIQRYRELGVGSFLLEARYRDLDDMVSIFERFAREIRPQVPATTGRA; encoded by the coding sequence ATGGCCGCGCCCGCGCCGACGTTCGGCTGTCACCTGCCCGTGTTCGGCCCCATCGCCACCCGGGGCAACGTGCTGGCCTTCGCGCGGAAGATGGAGGCGCTGGGCTACGAGTCCCTCTGGGCGAGCGACCACGTGGTGCTCCCGTACACGATCAAGTCCAGGTATCCCTACAACGCCACCGGCGAGTTCCCGCTGCCGCCCTCGGCGGCGTTCCTCGAGCCCCTGACCACGCTCGCGCTGGTCGCCGGGGTCACCGAGCGCGCGCTCCTCGGCACGACCATCCTCGTCCTGCCCCATCGCCACCCCGTGCTCGCCGCGAAGACCATCGCGACCCTCGATCACCTTGCCGAGGGCCGCGTGATCCTGGGCGTCGGAGTTGGCTGGATGCGCGAGGAGATCGAGATCCTGGGCGGGAACTACGACCGGCGCGGCGCCTGGTCCGACGAGGCCATCCGCATCATGCGGACGTGCTGGGCCGAGGAGCGGCCGCGCCATGCGGGCGAGTTCTTCACCTTCGGCGAGATCGGGGTGGCTCCCCAGCCCCCGCGCAAGCGCATCCCGATCTGGGTGGGCGGGCACACGCCTCGCGCCCTGCGGCGCGTCGCCGAGCTGGGCGACGGCTGGCACGCCGCCTTCACCCCGCCCGACGCGTTCGCGCGCGACATGGAGCGCCTCCGCGCCGAGTGCGCGCGGGCCAATCGCACGGTCGACGACCTCGCGATCACGCTCCGCGTCGGGCTCGCGTTCCGCGACCGGCCGGGCGGCACCGACCGCAAGCCGCTGCAGGGCACGCCCGAGCAGATCGTCGCCGACATCCAGCGCTATCGCGAGCTCGGCGTCGGCTCGTTCCTCCTCGAGGCCCGCTATCGAGATCTCGACGACATGGTGTCCATCTTCGAGCGCTTCGCGCGCGAGATCCGCCCCCAGGTCCCCGCCACCACCGGGAGAGCATGA
- a CDS encoding M20/M25/M40 family metallo-hydrolase, producing MSTASDVEVQSTELLRTLIRNGCVNTGEESSGHEDRSCDALETFFQGSGLSCERYTSSPGRMSLITRIQGRDPKAPTLLLMGHTDVVPVSPSGWQRDPFAGDLVDGIVWGRGAIDMLNLTTTMAVATRRLATSGWRPKGTLIYLAVADEEAGGVYGAEHLVEHQPDAVKCDYVITESGGVPIPTPTGYKLRVSVGEKGGNWRLLTVHGTPGHGSRPFRTDNALVTAAQVIQRIADYRPAARILDAWKNYITTLGLDPDLTADLIDPDRVWKAARDMDNVTLAREAHACTHTTFSPNVVRGGTKVNVIPDTVEIQVDIRALPGITSEEVEAMLKEAMGDLADRVTIDTPPNRRRGGSLSPLDTPIMHAMSRVATKLMPNGSVVPAMTTGGTDARFFRWKGIPSYGFGLHSLRIPYHEYPVMFHGHNERVDTESLRLSAEMWEALCRDFLG from the coding sequence ATGAGCACGGCCAGCGACGTCGAGGTCCAGTCCACCGAGCTGCTCCGCACCCTCATCCGCAACGGCTGCGTCAACACCGGCGAGGAATCCTCCGGCCACGAGGACCGGAGCTGCGACGCGCTCGAGACGTTCTTCCAGGGCTCGGGCCTCTCCTGCGAGCGCTATACCTCGTCGCCCGGCCGCATGAGCTTGATCACCCGCATCCAGGGCCGCGACCCCAAGGCGCCCACGCTGCTCTTGATGGGCCACACCGACGTGGTGCCGGTGAGCCCCTCCGGCTGGCAGCGCGACCCCTTCGCGGGCGACCTGGTGGACGGCATCGTCTGGGGCCGCGGCGCCATCGACATGCTGAACCTCACCACGACGATGGCGGTGGCTACCCGGCGGCTCGCCACGAGCGGCTGGAGGCCCAAGGGCACGCTGATCTACCTGGCCGTCGCGGATGAGGAGGCAGGAGGCGTGTACGGCGCCGAGCACCTCGTCGAGCACCAGCCCGACGCGGTCAAGTGCGACTACGTCATCACCGAGAGCGGCGGCGTGCCCATCCCCACGCCCACCGGCTACAAGCTGCGCGTCTCGGTGGGCGAGAAGGGCGGCAACTGGCGCCTGCTCACCGTGCACGGCACGCCGGGGCACGGCTCGCGACCCTTCCGCACCGACAACGCCCTCGTCACCGCCGCTCAGGTCATCCAGCGCATTGCCGACTATCGCCCCGCCGCGCGCATCCTCGACGCGTGGAAGAACTACATCACCACGCTGGGCCTCGACCCCGACCTCACCGCCGACCTCATCGACCCGGACCGCGTGTGGAAGGCCGCCCGCGACATGGACAACGTCACGCTCGCCCGCGAAGCGCACGCCTGCACCCACACCACGTTCTCACCCAACGTGGTGCGCGGCGGGACCAAGGTGAACGTGATCCCGGACACGGTCGAGATCCAGGTGGACATCCGGGCTCTCCCCGGCATCACCTCCGAGGAGGTCGAGGCGATGCTGAAGGAGGCCATGGGCGACCTCGCCGACCGCGTGACCATCGACACGCCGCCCAATCGCCGACGCGGGGGCTCGCTCTCGCCGCTCGACACGCCGATCATGCACGCGATGTCCCGCGTCGCCACCAAGCTCATGCCCAACGGCAGCGTGGTGCCGGCCATGACCACCGGCGGCACCGACGCGCGCTTCTTCCGCTGGAAGGGGATCCCGTCCTACGGCTTCGGGCTCCACTCGCTGCGCATCCCCTACCACGAGTATCCGGTGATGTTCCACGGTCACAACGAGCGCGTGGACACCGAGAGCTTGCGCCTGTCCGCCGAGATGTGGGAGGCGCTCTGCCGCGACTTCCTCGGATAG
- a CDS encoding substrate-binding domain-containing protein yields the protein MLTSTMPILGALIFTGALLGIGGAAEAADIKVLSAGAVRAIVTELTPAFEKETGHKVSFEFGTAGQTRQRLASEPADVVILPDTALDEQIKQDRVVAGSRADIARTGMGVGVREGAPKPDISTTEAFKKALLAAKSITYVDPSQGATSGVYFSGLLQSWGIADAMKPKTTLVSGGYPAERVAKGEVELVVHQISEIMPVKGVTVVGPLPKDIQKVTTYSAGLAAKATAVEAARAYIAYLMSPPVRPKFAAAGLDYKE from the coding sequence ATGCTGACATCGACCATGCCGATACTCGGTGCCCTGATCTTCACCGGCGCCCTCTTGGGAATCGGCGGCGCCGCCGAGGCGGCGGACATCAAGGTGCTGAGCGCGGGGGCGGTACGGGCCATCGTGACCGAGCTGACCCCGGCCTTCGAGAAGGAGACGGGGCACAAGGTCTCTTTCGAGTTCGGCACCGCGGGCCAGACACGTCAGCGGCTCGCCAGCGAGCCCGCGGACGTGGTCATCTTGCCGGACACCGCCCTCGACGAGCAGATCAAGCAAGATCGCGTGGTCGCCGGCTCTCGCGCCGACATCGCTCGTACCGGCATGGGCGTGGGCGTCCGCGAGGGCGCGCCCAAGCCCGACATCTCCACCACCGAGGCGTTCAAGAAGGCGCTGCTCGCGGCGAAGTCCATCACCTACGTGGATCCGTCCCAGGGCGCGACGAGCGGGGTGTACTTCTCCGGCCTCCTCCAGAGCTGGGGCATCGCGGACGCGATGAAGCCCAAGACCACGCTCGTCTCGGGGGGCTATCCGGCGGAGCGGGTCGCCAAGGGCGAGGTCGAGCTGGTCGTGCACCAGATCAGCGAGATCATGCCCGTGAAGGGCGTGACCGTCGTGGGTCCCCTGCCGAAGGATATTCAGAAGGTGACGACGTACTCGGCGGGCCTCGCGGCCAAGGCGACCGCCGTCGAGGCGGCGCGCGCTTACATCGCCTACCTCATGTCGCCGCCGGTGCGGCCCAAGTTCGCCGCGGCCGGCCTCGACTACAAGGAGTAG
- a CDS encoding class I SAM-dependent methyltransferase: MSSPSHDLQASGAHLVGSVPLTSSEAVFRAVAGAIGDRVRRIPDGETGPRSDWIVWQLPVFTTQRQLEVVPPGPDSWRPLPRVRLTEGARAESVTFGALGYADAAVSSYRVFARLKRDGVVPVACRLQVCLPTPLAPISAFVVPEHRALLEPVYEEQVLAELASILREVPHDQLAIQWDTNFELGMLEGVYPVWFGEVKGGILERLLRISRHVPPDVPLGYHLCYGDVQHRHFKEPADAGRLVDLANALAASLGRPLNWIHLPVPRERLDDSYYAPLRDLRLRAETELYLGLVHHTDGVEGTRRRMEVARRFVSGFGVSTECGWGRRPAATIPDLLRIHAAVSGPLQPAGRPRARFQWPAGFARVPDQDWVRQPMDTFGLKYDTVENHGWYRNLDPTVEDLARHLEDGHLLIDYSGGTGILLDRLNLRIFDRQVGVLIVDSSPKFLRVALDKFGGEERVAFRLLHWLKEERRLELLDEVLGPELLARKADVIVSTNAIHLYRGLGDTLGSWARVLRPGGRAFVQSGNIRNPQSRPSEWILDETVYAIHEVAMGLVRNDARYAAYRPLLDDEARLQAHVAHRDQVFLPVRPLAHYLGALEGAGFTVEEVRARSIEARVDEWFEFLSAYHEAVLGWVGGSAKVDGRPPSAQAVTDRLALIRHAMDTLFGGRDAFRCCWTYLNAVRP, from the coding sequence ATGAGCTCCCCGTCCCACGATCTCCAAGCCTCCGGAGCGCATCTGGTCGGCAGCGTGCCGCTGACCAGCTCGGAGGCGGTGTTCCGCGCGGTCGCCGGCGCCATCGGGGACCGCGTGCGGCGCATCCCCGACGGCGAGACCGGGCCGCGCTCGGACTGGATTGTCTGGCAGCTCCCCGTGTTCACCACCCAGCGGCAGCTCGAGGTGGTGCCGCCCGGTCCCGACAGCTGGCGTCCCTTGCCGCGCGTCCGCCTCACCGAGGGCGCGCGCGCGGAGAGCGTGACGTTCGGCGCGCTCGGCTACGCCGACGCGGCGGTGTCGTCGTACCGTGTCTTCGCCCGCCTCAAGCGCGACGGGGTGGTCCCCGTGGCCTGCCGCCTTCAGGTCTGCCTGCCCACGCCCCTGGCTCCCATCAGCGCCTTCGTGGTGCCCGAGCATCGGGCGCTGCTCGAGCCCGTGTACGAGGAGCAGGTCCTCGCCGAGCTCGCGTCCATCCTGCGCGAGGTGCCGCACGATCAGCTCGCCATCCAGTGGGACACCAACTTCGAGCTGGGGATGCTCGAGGGCGTCTACCCCGTGTGGTTCGGGGAGGTCAAGGGCGGCATTCTGGAGCGCCTGCTGCGGATCTCCCGCCACGTGCCGCCGGACGTCCCGCTCGGCTATCACCTCTGTTACGGTGACGTGCAGCACCGGCACTTCAAGGAGCCGGCGGACGCCGGCCGGCTGGTCGACCTCGCCAACGCCCTCGCCGCGAGCCTGGGGCGGCCGCTCAACTGGATACACCTTCCCGTCCCCCGCGAGCGCCTCGACGACTCGTACTACGCGCCGCTGCGCGACCTGCGCCTTCGGGCCGAGACCGAGCTCTACCTCGGCCTCGTCCACCACACCGACGGCGTCGAGGGCACCCGGCGGCGCATGGAGGTGGCCAGGCGCTTCGTCTCCGGCTTCGGAGTCTCCACCGAATGCGGCTGGGGCCGGCGGCCCGCCGCCACCATCCCGGACCTCCTCCGCATCCACGCGGCGGTGAGCGGCCCCCTGCAGCCGGCGGGCCGTCCACGCGCGCGGTTCCAGTGGCCGGCCGGCTTCGCCCGAGTGCCGGACCAGGACTGGGTGCGGCAGCCCATGGACACCTTCGGGCTCAAGTACGACACGGTGGAGAACCACGGCTGGTACAGGAACCTCGATCCGACGGTCGAGGACCTCGCTCGCCATCTCGAGGACGGCCATCTACTCATCGACTACTCGGGCGGCACCGGCATCCTGCTGGATCGGCTGAACCTGCGGATCTTCGACCGCCAGGTCGGCGTGCTCATCGTGGACAGCTCGCCCAAGTTCCTCCGCGTCGCGCTGGACAAGTTCGGGGGTGAGGAGCGCGTGGCCTTCCGCCTGCTCCACTGGCTGAAGGAGGAGCGTCGCCTCGAGCTGCTCGACGAAGTGCTGGGGCCCGAGCTCCTCGCCCGGAAGGCCGACGTGATCGTGTCCACCAACGCGATCCACCTCTACCGCGGTCTCGGCGACACCCTCGGCTCCTGGGCCCGTGTGCTGAGGCCGGGTGGACGGGCGTTCGTGCAGTCGGGGAACATCCGGAACCCGCAATCGCGCCCCAGCGAATGGATCCTGGACGAGACCGTCTACGCCATTCACGAGGTGGCGATGGGACTTGTCCGGAACGATGCGCGGTACGCCGCCTACCGTCCCCTCCTCGACGACGAGGCGCGCCTGCAGGCTCATGTCGCGCATCGGGACCAGGTGTTCCTCCCCGTCCGGCCGCTCGCTCACTATCTGGGCGCGCTGGAAGGGGCGGGCTTCACGGTGGAGGAGGTCCGCGCGCGCTCCATCGAAGCCCGGGTGGACGAGTGGTTCGAGTTCCTCAGCGCGTATCACGAGGCGGTGCTCGGCTGGGTGGGCGGCTCGGCCAAGGTTGATGGCCGCCCCCCGAGCGCGCAGGCCGTGACCGACCGCCTGGCCCTGATCCGCCACGCCATGGACACGCTCTTCGGCGGGCGCGACGCGTTCCGCTGCTGCTGGACCTACCTCAACGCCGTGCGACCCTGA
- a CDS encoding 2OG-Fe(II) oxygenase encodes MKTPEDLARRCAGLAWDDLAASLDARGYATTGPLLEAADCAALVDLYADEARFRSRVDMARFRFGEGEYKYFAAPLPEPVATLRHALYPPLAPVANRWAERLGARERFPADHAGLARLCARHGQTRPTPLLLRYGKGGYNCLHQDIYGKVAFPLQLTILLSEPERDFTGGEFVLVEQRPRAQSAAHVVPLAPGEAVIFTTRYRPARGARSWYRVALRHGVSEIRSGERYTLGVIFHDAE; translated from the coding sequence ATGAAGACCCCGGAGGACCTCGCGCGCCGCTGCGCGGGGCTCGCGTGGGACGACCTCGCGGCGTCCCTCGACGCGCGCGGCTACGCCACCACCGGCCCACTGCTGGAGGCCGCGGACTGCGCCGCCCTCGTCGACCTCTACGCGGACGAGGCGCGCTTTCGCAGCCGCGTGGACATGGCCCGCTTCCGCTTCGGGGAAGGGGAGTACAAGTACTTCGCGGCGCCCCTACCCGAGCCGGTGGCGACGCTGCGCCACGCCCTCTACCCGCCGCTGGCGCCGGTGGCCAACCGCTGGGCCGAGCGGCTCGGCGCACGCGAGCGCTTTCCCGCCGACCACGCCGGCCTGGCGCGGCTCTGCGCCCGCCACGGCCAGACCCGCCCCACCCCGCTGCTCCTGCGCTACGGCAAGGGCGGCTACAACTGCCTGCACCAGGACATCTACGGCAAGGTCGCCTTCCCGCTCCAGCTCACGATCCTGCTCAGCGAGCCGGAGCGCGACTTCACCGGCGGGGAGTTCGTCCTGGTGGAGCAACGGCCCCGCGCCCAGTCCGCCGCGCACGTGGTGCCGCTGGCTCCCGGCGAGGCCGTGATCTTCACGACGCGCTACCGGCCGGCGCGCGGGGCCCGCAGCTGGTACCGTGTGGCCCTGCGCCACGGCGTGAGCGAGATCCGCTCGGGCGAGCGCTACACCCTCGGCGTCATCTTCCACGACGCCGAGTGA
- a CDS encoding methylated-DNA--[protein]-cysteine S-methyltransferase encodes MIRDRVDLMLIDYFKPAGGPVALAPQVIRRAEGADRDAEALLDRLAVSATAEGVRLIRLGRQTRGETGAARRLIERAREELHEYLRGQRVYFSVPVDLHEAPEFQAKVLRAAGAIPFGQARPYAWVAKRIGHPGAVRAVGTALGKNPVPLIVPCHRVLKSDGTAGGYIFGTRLKGRLLEIERTTPVLEGCTSTRVVCRVGCSHLRRAKPENRVVFASVEDARSVGYRPCRVCRPAQVA; translated from the coding sequence ATGATTCGCGATCGAGTCGACCTGATGCTCATCGACTACTTCAAGCCCGCGGGCGGACCGGTCGCCCTCGCGCCGCAGGTGATCCGCCGCGCCGAGGGGGCGGACCGCGACGCGGAGGCGCTGCTGGACCGGCTGGCCGTGTCGGCCACGGCAGAGGGTGTCCGCCTGATCCGCCTCGGGCGCCAGACGCGTGGGGAGACCGGCGCGGCCCGGCGGCTGATCGAGCGGGCGCGCGAGGAGCTGCACGAGTATCTCCGCGGCCAGCGCGTCTACTTCTCGGTGCCGGTGGATCTCCACGAGGCGCCCGAGTTCCAGGCCAAGGTGCTGCGCGCGGCCGGGGCCATTCCGTTCGGCCAGGCGCGGCCCTACGCGTGGGTGGCCAAGCGGATCGGGCATCCTGGCGCGGTGCGCGCGGTGGGGACCGCGCTGGGGAAGAATCCCGTGCCGCTCATCGTCCCCTGTCACCGCGTGCTGAAGAGCGACGGCACCGCGGGCGGGTACATCTTTGGCACGCGGCTCAAGGGGCGCCTGCTCGAGATCGAGCGCACTACGCCGGTGCTGGAGGGCTGCACCAGCACCCGTGTCGTGTGCCGCGTGGGGTGCTCACATCTCCGCCGCGCGAAGCCGGAGAACCGTGTGGTGTTCGCCTCCGTGGAGGATGCGCGGTCGGTGGGGTACCGGCCGTGCCGGGTATGCCGACCCGCGCAGGTCGCATGA
- a CDS encoding RNA polymerase sigma factor, which yields MDRERALMRRVAQGDGRAFTELVEAYGPKLMAVATRLLGSRADAEDAVQRALLQTYQGARSYEPRWAVSTWLYRVLTNVCVDELRRRGVRAAHAAAAEAEEPAPAFDAPGDAGRRIDVARALAKVPREARVLLALHYVNGLGNAELARIRGISINTVKSQLARGKSILRAALAEGGQA from the coding sequence ATGGACAGGGAACGGGCCCTGATGCGGCGGGTCGCCCAGGGCGACGGCCGGGCCTTCACCGAGCTGGTGGAGGCCTACGGCCCCAAGCTCATGGCCGTGGCCACACGGCTCCTCGGATCCCGCGCGGATGCCGAGGACGCGGTGCAGCGGGCGCTGCTCCAGACCTATCAAGGAGCGCGGAGCTACGAGCCGCGCTGGGCGGTGTCGACGTGGCTCTACCGCGTGCTCACCAACGTGTGCGTCGACGAGCTGCGCCGCCGCGGCGTGCGCGCCGCGCATGCCGCAGCCGCCGAGGCGGAGGAGCCCGCGCCCGCCTTCGATGCGCCGGGCGATGCTGGCCGGCGCATCGACGTGGCGCGGGCGCTCGCCAAAGTGCCGCGCGAGGCGCGTGTGCTTCTCGCCCTCCACTACGTGAACGGGCTCGGCAACGCCGAGCTCGCTCGCATCCGCGGCATCTCGATCAATACGGTGAAGAGCCAGCTCGCGCGCGGCAAGTCCATCCTGCGCGCCGCGCTCGCCGAGGGAGGCCAGGCATGA
- the fsa gene encoding fructose-6-phosphate aldolase: MKIFLDTASIHELKEGVAMGLVDGCTTNPSLISKEKRPFRPLVEEICSIVPGDVSLEVVATDYDGMVKEGKELAQVASNVVVKCPLTKDGLKAVKHLTGQGIRVNQTLCFSAPQALLSAKAGAVYISPFLGRLDDIGAVGMDLVRDICQIYKNYGFKTQVLAASIRNPIHVLDAAKAGAHVATMPFSVLEMLVKHPLTDIGLKKFLEDWEKSGSKI; this comes from the coding sequence ATGAAGATCTTCCTCGATACCGCGAGCATCCACGAGCTCAAGGAAGGTGTGGCCATGGGTCTGGTCGATGGCTGCACCACCAACCCGTCGCTGATCTCCAAGGAGAAGCGCCCCTTCCGTCCCCTCGTGGAGGAGATCTGCTCCATCGTGCCGGGGGACGTGAGCCTGGAAGTGGTCGCCACCGACTACGACGGCATGGTGAAGGAGGGCAAGGAGCTGGCCCAGGTGGCGTCCAACGTCGTCGTGAAGTGCCCGCTCACCAAGGACGGCCTCAAGGCCGTGAAGCATCTCACCGGGCAGGGGATTCGCGTCAACCAGACGCTCTGCTTCTCCGCGCCTCAGGCCCTCCTCTCCGCGAAGGCGGGCGCCGTCTACATCAGCCCGTTCCTGGGGCGGCTGGACGACATCGGCGCCGTCGGGATGGACCTCGTCCGCGACATCTGCCAGATCTACAAGAACTACGGGTTCAAGACCCAGGTGCTGGCCGCCTCCATCCGCAATCCCATTCACGTGCTGGACGCGGCCAAGGCGGGCGCCCACGTGGCGACCATGCCGTTCAGTGTGCTGGAGATGCTGGTCAAGCATCCCCTCACCGACATCGGCCTCAAGAAGTTCCTGGAGGACTGGGAGAAGTCGGGCTCCAAGATCTAG
- a CDS encoding cyclophilin-like fold protein, with translation MGERRIRITAGAVKADAILDDSNTAQAVWDALPLSIPGDTWGDEIYFGIPVKAKPESPQETVEMGALGYWPPGSAFCIFFGRTPASRGQEIRPASAVNVFGQLLGDPTVFKKVTAGTTIRIERA, from the coding sequence ATGGGCGAGCGACGCATCCGGATCACGGCGGGAGCGGTGAAGGCCGACGCGATTCTCGACGACTCGAACACGGCGCAGGCGGTGTGGGATGCGCTGCCGCTATCGATCCCCGGCGACACCTGGGGCGACGAGATTTATTTCGGTATTCCCGTGAAGGCCAAGCCCGAGAGTCCGCAGGAGACGGTGGAGATGGGCGCCCTCGGCTACTGGCCCCCGGGCTCGGCCTTCTGCATCTTCTTCGGACGGACGCCGGCGAGCCGGGGTCAGGAGATTCGCCCCGCGAGCGCGGTCAATGTGTTCGGGCAGCTCCTAGGCGACCCTACCGTGTTCAAGAAGGTCACCGCCGGGACCACCATCCGCATCGAGCGCGCGTGA